Sequence from the Leptolyngbya boryana PCC 6306 genome:
GAAATTGAGCCGAGTAATTTTGCAGCAATCGTGGCAGAGGCGAAATTGAGATCGACACATTGAGTGCTGGAGCATCAGTTAATGCCAAAACCCCAAGTTGTGCCACCAACTCTTTATCTGGCTTTAATCGCAATGAATGTGTTAGTCGAGGTTTAGATAAATGCCGCTTCGCCCAAATTGCTTCGACGATAAAATGTTGTGCCCTCTCAGTATGAGCGCCTGCCCGAATGTAATAACATTTGTCCGGAGCCATGTGTGGTCCAGCATTACTTTCAGCGATCACAACCAGCAAAACTGCAAAGCCTGCCTTAATTTCACCTCGCCCTGCTGAATCCTGAATCAATTTAATTTCATAGCTTGGCGTAGGCTCAACTTGGTAAACCGCTTGGTCAACCCAATCTCGTAATGCCTGTTTTCCCACTTTAAGCGGAACTCCACCATCCGCATTTCCATCGCCATCAACCCCAGCGACAAAACATCCGCCGCCAGAGTTTGCAAATCCTGAGACAGCGCATTTTAATTTCTTCTTGAGGTCGTCCATACTAACGCCGCTGCATTTAAACTCGAAATGATCATCCTCAGCCGTCGGAAGTTGTGTTAAATCAAAGCTTTCAAGATCGATTTTGAGCATGACTGAAAGTAAGTAACAGGAACAAACTATTGAGCTAAAATGTTGAGACGGGAGGCTAAGAAATTCCTAGCCTCCCGCTCAACTATGGATTCGTCACTTGAATCAGAACGTACCCGTCTCCAGTTCCCTGAGTGGGAGGAAACGGTTCACCCTTGACACAAGTAACGTTGCGTCCCGTCGATCGAGCGAATCGATTAACTTCGGCATAGATGCCGCTAATCGGTACGGTTTGACCAGGACGGTATACAGTTGCAGTTGACATAAATCCTCCAAAATACGAGGTTTGTAAGACAGAGTTGCCGCTCTGTCTTTTTCACATCAGAGCTTGAGCGCTATATGTGCGCCCTTCGCTGAATTCTAATGCTAGAGATAGCGTAACTCACATAATCGAAAATGATCAAAGAATTTGACTAAACGATCGAATTCTTCTACCGATTTCCGCTATACTGCCAACATGACCACTGGATTCAACCGCCAAGAAGTGATTGCGATGACTGGAATAAAACCCAGTAATTTAAGTTATTTAGACGAAACTGACTTAGTAAAACCGCACAAAATAGGTGAATCTAAGAAACCGCAGGTCATTTATTCAATCGAACAAGTCATTCAGATTAAACTGATTCAACGATTGAGAGAACAGCTTTCGTTGCAAGAGATTCGCAAAATCTTTCAGTTCTTAGTTGATCGACAATATCAACCCAGCATTTTCGGCTGCAAATTAATGCGCGTTGGAAAAGAACTTTACTTCGTCGAAAGTGAATGTGAGTTCGGGGCTTATGTTCTGTCCGTTTCTGGAAAACATAAGGGACAAATTATGATTCATCAAATTGGCGAACTTGGAGAGGCAATTGTTGAGCTACAACAAGAGGCGCTCAAGCGACAAATTTTGGATTATGAAAAACGTGCAAAGGGAACGCTTCTCGAAACAGTTTCACAGGTTATGGCTAAGAAGTAATTTGATGAGATTTAGTGACTGTTCAATCAACTCTATATCTTGATTAACGGTCAACTACTGAATTTAGTCATTCAGTAATTACTCAATCGTTTGCTACCAAACAGTCAGTACGTGGGAAGCGGAACGAGGTTTTCCGAAATTGAATCCTACGCAGGTGAAAATTTTTGTAAGAAATTAGATTGTGCCCTAGAGGAATTGGCTGAAGCGTTCGCTAATTCTGGGTCAGTCAGCGACCACCCTCTTGAACGAAGCGCTTAATACTCTGTCGATTTGAGTTTTGTGAGATCGCTCTCTTCTTTAACCTCTTCCAATTCTCACACTAAGCTCTTCTCTAAAAATGGCAGCGGTGCAACCCTCCCACCGCTTTCCCGATCGCCATACTGCACCGTCAAAAATGAAGTAAATTACCCTTACCTGATTTTTATCTTCATCCACTTTTAAGAAATAATTTCTCTTCTGCACAAAATCAAACAGCACAAAATAGGGAAATTCAGAACTGATTTCCAACCAAGTGTCTAACGCAGTATCACTTGGAAAATGCGAATCGATCACTTCTACTGCAACCCAGGGAGATAACTTAGTGTGTTTATGCAGCGAATGACCTCCAAAAATGTCATGTCGCCATTGAAGTTCACTCGACATTGTACGGGTTACTTCTTTTGCCCAAACGTATTTTTCACTCTTAAATAGCGGCACAAGGAGTTGCTCTTCCGTATCAAAGCTTCGATGCCCAAACAATAGATCTTGTTTTTGGAACAGCGATAGTAATTCAGCGACTCTATTATTATGACGAGTCGAAGTCTCTCCACGGCTTTCAGGCAGTTTCATTGTCTTGGACGGGGTATAGAAGTGGGGCGTATCTGACCTGTAGCGAAGTCGCAACCTATTCTTTCTATCAAAGTCCCAGAGTTCTTGAGTTCGTAGAAAAGCTCGAAATGCTGGATCGCGCAATTCTTCAGGGTAGATAGTCACCCAAGTTCGATTTGAGGCTTGATATGTAGCTCTATCCCACTTTGGTTTTGACATAGGCAAGAGTTGGTCACTATGTTGTTAAACCTATCAATTCTGGAAATGACTATCTATGCGATCTTTCCAGTCAACATATCTATTTCTACACTGTGATTCATCAAGAATCACAAGCACTTCCGATTACAACTCAATTTCTTGAGACTTTTCAGGCAGCCCTTTCGGTAACGGCGGTTCCACCCTCTCTGGTTGAGTGGTTGTCTGTTGATTTTGAGAGCCTTTCTGCTGCCGTTTTTTCTCCCGCGCCGCTTGATGTCGCATCCGCTCCTCATGTTGCTGAATTACCGATCGCTGCCACGCTTGCAACCGCTCAAGATCAGCTTGAGTTAATCCGTTGCTTTGATACACATCGTCGAATCGCTCCAGCACCGTCTCACCCATGCGGTGAAGTTCTGGGTGCCCAGATGGGGCGAGTTGAATTTGATACTCTTCAAACGTCGCAGTTTTGAGTTTAGGCAATCCCGCCCGTGAATGTTCCCAAATGTCTTCGACCAAACAGATTGCATCCCATAATTGAACTTGTTGCTGAACCTCTTGCCCCGTCTGTTTCTGCTCTAGGTCAGGCTGACGTGACTGCTCCGGTTGCTCAATCTGAATTAATAAGGCTTGGCATTCTTGAGCATTCATCGCATTGAGTTGCCGCAGCATCGCATCATCCCGCTCCGGCTGGTAATCTACCCCTGCGTACTCGTATAGCCCGTTGAAGGAGAAGCGATCGCCCAGTTGCCGCCCCTTAAAGTATTTGCCTTCCGCCCCAAAACTAACGCCCCTACCATCATCGAATTCGTGAAACTTCATCGTGTAGCCTTGAGCTTTGATTCGCACCATTAATAGTGGCATCGATGGCTGATCCGCGACGGCTTCATCTAGGGCATTTCGGAGCGTGTCTTTCGTCAGCGTTTGCCCCTGTTCTTTTAGTTTCACCTCAGCGATCGACGTATTGACCCGCTCCCCTTTTTCTTTCGGAGGGCAATACTGCAAATCCCGCTTCAACTCGATCTCTCGTTCAACGTCTTTCAGCTTGACTCGCTCATAGGCATCATCGACCCAAGTTCCATCCAGACGCACCGTTGACGAGAGAACATGAATGTGATGAACGTCGCGCTTATCAATTTTCTCAAAATGCTCAACCGCAAAAAATTGGCAATTTTGCCCGTGATTTCGCAGCTCTAGCAAATCATCCACAATACCAATTTTGGTTTGAAGGTCTGGGGTTTCTCCCGGTGGAAAGCTGATCTTGTACTGCACATAAGTTCGGTCAACGTTGCCATTCTGATCGGATGAAAACCTTAGCTCTTCCGTCAACTCCTGCTCAGTCTCTCCGAACATATTGGTGTGAAAGATTGGATTTTCGGCTTCCCGCCCCTTTTCGCGCTTATCTGTTCGCAGCAGATAGCCCATTACTGACCCTGGTTGACGACCGCGATCGACGATGATTCTCATGAGTTACGCTCCACTTGTCGCGCCAATCGATATAAAACAACTTCCCGCCCGACTTCCCGACAGACTGCGATTGCGTCCCGCAACAGCGAAGCTCCCGCTTCTTGCTGAAACTCAGAGGCAGGCATCGCCTTTAGATTCTGATTCAAGTTCATGAGTTGAGTGTAGATGTCTGCTAGGGTTGTAGAGTCCTCAGCATCTCTAACTCGCCCGTCGTCTAGCCCCTTCTTAAGTAGGTATGAGTTTACGCTTAACTTGGCTGATTCTGCCTTAATCTTAATTCGCTCTCTTTCCGCTTCAGTACACCGAACTAAAACTGAAACCATGCTATCACCTGCCACAACTTGATAAAAATATAGCAAGGCAAAACACAGATTGCGTAATGAAAAATGTAAGAAGATATAGATACTAATGCTCAAACATAATTGAGTTATCTAGATAAGAACAGGAGAAAAAATGGTTAAGCTTAGTAAAGAAGCTCTGAAACAAATTCAGTCAGAATTAGGAAACGTTAATGCAAGCTGGCAGGAAGAATTTAACCTGCGTCAAACCGTAGAAGAGTGTTTCGACCTGATTGAGTCAGCAAGAAGTTATAACGTTTCTTGGGAAAGAATTACAGACATTATTAAAAAAGCAAGTGGAAC
This genomic interval carries:
- a CDS encoding helix-turn-helix domain-containing protein, which translates into the protein MTTGFNRQEVIAMTGIKPSNLSYLDETDLVKPHKIGESKKPQVIYSIEQVIQIKLIQRLREQLSLQEIRKIFQFLVDRQYQPSIFGCKLMRVGKELYFVESECEFGAYVLSVSGKHKGQIMIHQIGELGEAIVELQQEALKRQILDYEKRAKGTLLETVSQVMAKK
- a CDS encoding relaxase/mobilization nuclease domain-containing protein — its product is MRIIVDRGRQPGSVMGYLLRTDKREKGREAENPIFHTNMFGETEQELTEELRFSSDQNGNVDRTYVQYKISFPPGETPDLQTKIGIVDDLLELRNHGQNCQFFAVEHFEKIDKRDVHHIHVLSSTVRLDGTWVDDAYERVKLKDVEREIELKRDLQYCPPKEKGERVNTSIAEVKLKEQGQTLTKDTLRNALDEAVADQPSMPLLMVRIKAQGYTMKFHEFDDGRGVSFGAEGKYFKGRQLGDRFSFNGLYEYAGVDYQPERDDAMLRQLNAMNAQECQALLIQIEQPEQSRQPDLEQKQTGQEVQQQVQLWDAICLVEDIWEHSRAGLPKLKTATFEEYQIQLAPSGHPELHRMGETVLERFDDVYQSNGLTQADLERLQAWQRSVIQQHEERMRHQAAREKKRQQKGSQNQQTTTQPERVEPPLPKGLPEKSQEIEL
- a CDS encoding YjzC family protein, giving the protein MSTATVYRPGQTVPISGIYAEVNRFARSTGRNVTCVKGEPFPPTQGTGDGYVLIQVTNP
- a CDS encoding plasmid mobilization protein, producing the protein MVSVLVRCTEAERERIKIKAESAKLSVNSYLLKKGLDDGRVRDAEDSTTLADIYTQLMNLNQNLKAMPASEFQQEAGASLLRDAIAVCREVGREVVLYRLARQVERNS